TAGATACTGGAGTACAGTAGTACTCGTGAAGTCGTGATATATGCAACCGCAAGGAATTAAAGCCCTACTACACAAATGTATAATTCTATATCCAACCAACTACTAGTATATATCCATACATAACACGTAACCAAAGCCCTATTGCACAATTTAGTTGTTGGATGGGAATATTTGGTTTTCAGTGTGAAACATCACTGTAAATTTTGTGCAATAGAAGATGAAGTGACTAGCAAAATCTGGGCAAACAATTAGCATATCAGGAAGTCAAAAAAGAATTGAGGGAAATAGCCAACTAATCATTCATGTGTTAACTCAACTGAAGTATGTGACGATAAATATTTTAAAGCCTCCACCATGGAAAAAATAAATTAAAACATGTGCTTATATACATAAACTATCTCACAAGGTTGCACATTTTTCAAAGTTATTTCGGAGGATCCATTATCAGCTTCCTGGATTTTTCTTAAATCTCAGTCTTCTAAAATTGTGTACTAATTATTTGGCCTAAAATTGCAGTGCTCAAAGTGCAAGATTTTAAGAGAATTGAAATTGCTATAAACTTTAGTCTGTAGATGGAGGAAATATGTTTGGATGATCCAACTATTTACAAAGCTTGTAAACTCTTAATAATTACCATTATAGGTCGTCATCCATTTCTTACTCCTGGAGGCACGATGTCGCCAAGCAGTCCCATGTCAAACGAAACATCTGGAGGCACCAACGAGGACGGTGTCTGCGTCGCGGAGGCCATGGGGCTATAGCTAGTCGACCTTCGCAGTTCGTCGCCGCCGTTGAGCTGCTGCAAAGACGGCGGCACGGAGCTAACGGCGGATTCCGACGATGCAGGATTCATCTGTTGTCGGCGCAGGGGCGGCAGGTTGTACAGCTGCTGAGTTGACACGAACGACATCTGCTCCGCGAGCGCGACGGTGGCGCCGCCGTGGAAGTGCATGCCACCGCGCTGGAAGGAGGTCTGGTGGTGGCAGTGCTGGCCCTCGTAGGTGGTGATCACCACGGAGGGGTCCTCCGACGACCGCTCCACCCGCTTCTTCACGGTGCACTTGCTGTTGGTGCACCGGTAGTAGCTCCTGCTCAAGATCGAAAGCCAGCTCGGTGAGAAGAGAAAAGATGGAAATGAACCACCACAAGAAGATTGCATGCTTCCTATGCCTCATCTCAAATATCCTCACTCCTCATTAGTCACCCGTATCTACTCTTCAGATTCTGTAGCTACATTGGGTAAGCTCTTTGCCCTGCGGATTCTAGAGCTACATGGGGTAAAGCTCAGTTGGGAAAAAAAACATTCCATAGCTGCTACATGGGTTGGGCAATCAGACCTCTTTCCAGTACGGTAATTAACTGAAAATCTTATATATACTGTCTATATGGAATAACTGATCAGAGACAAAAAAGTCCAAATTAATCGCCAACCGCATCTGATCAAACAGCAATTCCATGATCAGTCAAGGTCGATCGTTATAAATTGCTTGCGCATGATTTTCTCTTAGAAAATGCTTGTGGTTTTCTTTGAGAGAAAAAGGAAGTGCGCCGAAATAAGAAACCAAAAGCTTTACCCTTGCCCATGTGTGCAAATAACAAATACTATTAGAACACTATAAGCAACACAAGTGAAGTGATGGATAGATGTGGATCATGTACCTTGGGAAAGGGCTGTTCTTGACGGCTTTCTGCCCATACTTCCTCCATCTGTACCCATCCTCGAGGTGATCAACTTCGCTCTTGGTCACGAAGGCGAACCGCTGCTGCCGCGCC
The window above is part of the Triticum urartu cultivar G1812 unplaced genomic scaffold, Tu2.1 TuUngrouped_contig_1676, whole genome shotgun sequence genome. Proteins encoded here:
- the LOC125526752 gene encoding probable WRKY transcription factor 57, giving the protein MAGAAGDGPEGVGGGGDWPPFAGDAFGDYSSSVFAELGGWSDGLGAGAGDLPPLDLPAASASAQVQLAPSDEIMPAASGEPAGATSSCSSGDGGAAATAENADKPQCAADAASMKPTTAGKKGQKRARQQRFAFVTKSEVDHLEDGYRWRKYGQKAVKNSPFPRSYYRCTNSKCTVKKRVERSSEDPSVVITTYEGQHCHHQTSFQRGGMHFHGGATVALAEQMSFVSTQQLYNLPPLRRQQMNPASSESAVSSVPPSLQQLNGGDELRRSTSYSPMASATQTPSSLVPPDVSFDMGLLGDIVPPGVRNG